The genomic window AAAAGATATAAACAATTTCCAAAGAATCATTAATATTATTGAGGATATTGGTGACGTGAGGAGCAAATTTACTCATTATAATTATATTAGCAAAACTTCCCAAGATGATGTTATGTTCTTATTAATTTATTTTGGTCAATTTTTAAGGTGGTGTGAGGAATATGGATACATATAATCCTAAAGAATTAACTAAAAAAATTGAAAAGATTCTAAACCAAGAATACGAAAGAGAATACCCTTACGAAATTGAAAAAGAATTAAACAATTTAGTTAAAATTGCAATTGAAAATAATGATGAAGACAACAAAACCAAGATATTGTGGGAAATTGACTTATTGAATAGAGTTATTGGGCATAGTGGATTGTACAATGGGAAAGAAGTTTCTGAAATCTCAAATAAATGGAAATATTATCTTGAAAATAAGGAATTCAAACCTTTTTCAAATCCTCCATTTTGTGAATGGTCTTCAGAAGCAATTGATTATTACAAAATTAGGTTTGATAAAACAAATAGTTCTCTTTCAAAAGCAAGATATGCTTTTGCCATAATGGTTTTTAGTCATGACAAAAATAGAGTGGAATGGGTAAAAAAATCTATCGAAAATTGGAAAAAAACAGCTGAAAAATATGTAAATAATGGAAAATATGCAGAGTTTTATGAGATTCCTCCATTTGCATACGATTTTGCATTGGGGTTGTGCACATCATTTTCTTTAGAAGAATTATTTAAAGAGGTATTTCTATCTATCCATAATTCAATAATTGAAATAATTAATAATGGTGAAAATCGATGGCAATTAGAGTTTTTTATTGTCGAAATTAAATACCTAAATAAAATTGATGATGAGACTATTAATAAAGAAAGCACATCTCAAATCAAAAATATAATCTCAGAAATAAAAAGTAGAACTTATTCCCAATCTAAGTTTCATTTTTTGAGGACTTATTTAGATTTGTTAACGAATTATATTTGTGGTACCGAAGAAATATATGAAATAAATAAAGAAATAGCTGAATCATTTATATTAGAATCTGAGGGTCAAACAGATTTTGGACTCAAAGTTAGTTTGTACGTTCAGTCGGTTAAAAAATACAAACAAATGCAAAGCATGTTTAATAATCATCTGGAAATTAAAAAACGAATAGAAACTTTAACACAATCAATAAACGAATTCAAAAAATATGTTAAATATAAAACAATTAGTGCTAAGCTTAATTTACCAAATGAAGAAATTGAAACTTATTTTCAGTTGTTAAAAACTAAAAATGAGGATCCGATAAAACTTTTGTTATCCGATTTATATTTTATCCCTAATTATGAACTCTTTAAAACCAACACAGTTAAACAAAAGGAAGAAGGAGGATTGTTATTCATACTTCCTGTTGTGATCCATAGAAATGGTTTGCCGGTAATACAGTACACAAACGAGGAGGAGATTTTTAAATATAAGGTGCGAAGTAATATACAATTTGCTCTTAAGTTGGGTGCGTTTATGTTAAATGAAATATTATCAAAAATAGAAAAAGAAGGCAGCGTTAATACTTATAATTATTTAATAGAACTTGTTAATTCCAAAGAATTAGAAGATATTAAGCCTACTCTAAAATATGGTTTTGAATACATTTTTATAGAACCTAAAAATTCCATTGCTGGTTTACATATAATTATTCCTTATTTTGAAGAAATCATAAGAAGGATTATAATAAAATCTGGTAAAGTGGATCTTGTTTTAGAAAGCCATAAAGAAAAATATTTTAGAAAAATTGAATTGGGTACCTTATTAGTAGATGAAAATGTTAAAAACATCATTGGGGAAGATTTTCAAAAGTCTTTGAAAGTTTTGTTAACAGATACCGATCAAATGAATATGAGAAATGATCTTTTGCATGGTTTAGTGGCTTCTAATAAAATAACGGAGTCGGAAACCAAATTTTTTGGATTTTGTCTATTAAAATTAATTAAAATTTTACATGAGATGCCAGATTCCAACATTCAAAATTGTCAACACAAAGATGATAACAATGAGAAAAGCGATAACTGAAGATGAGATTGAACAAGCCATGCTAGAACTGTTAAAAGAACAAGGTTACAAAGTGATCAATGGTCCAGTCATTGCACCTGAACCTGACGGAACAGAACCTGAAAGGGAAAGATACTCAGACGTTATTTTAAAAGATAGATTAAAACAAGCAATAAAGAAAATTAATCCAGAGTTACCAGAAGATGCTCACAATGATGCTATTAGAAAAATATTATCTTTTAATACTTCAAACATATTTAAAAACAATCAAATATTCCATGATATGTTAATTAATGGTATTGACATTGAATACAAAAAAGGGTCAAGAATTGTTGGTGATAAAGTTTGGTTAATAGATTTCCAAAAACCAAACAATAATGAATTCTTAGCAGTTAACCAATTTACAATTATAGAAAATAACAATAATAGGAGACCTGACGTTATTATTTTCATTAATGGATTACCATTAATAATTATAGAACTAAAAAATCCAGCTGATGACAAAGCTACTATTTGGTCAGCTTTTAACCAATTACAAACATATAAAGAAGAAATATCAAACATTTTCAATTAT from Candidatus Micrarchaeia archaeon includes these protein-coding regions:
- a CDS encoding DUF4209 domain-containing protein, which translates into the protein MDTYNPKELTKKIEKILNQEYEREYPYEIEKELNNLVKIAIENNDEDNKTKILWEIDLLNRVIGHSGLYNGKEVSEISNKWKYYLENKEFKPFSNPPFCEWSSEAIDYYKIRFDKTNSSLSKARYAFAIMVFSHDKNRVEWVKKSIENWKKTAEKYVNNGKYAEFYEIPPFAYDFALGLCTSFSLEELFKEVFLSIHNSIIEIINNGENRWQLEFFIVEIKYLNKIDDETINKESTSQIKNIISEIKSRTYSQSKFHFLRTYLDLLTNYICGTEEIYEINKEIAESFILESEGQTDFGLKVSLYVQSVKKYKQMQSMFNNHLEIKKRIETLTQSINEFKKYVKYKTISAKLNLPNEEIETYFQLLKTKNEDPIKLLLSDLYFIPNYELFKTNTVKQKEEGGLLFILPVVIHRNGLPVIQYTNEEEIFKYKVRSNIQFALKLGAFMLNEILSKIEKEGSVNTYNYLIELVNSKELEDIKPTLKYGFEYIFIEPKNSIAGLHIIIPYFEEIIRRIIIKSGKVDLVLESHKEKYFRKIELGTLLVDENVKNIIGEDFQKSLKVLLTDTDQMNMRNDLLHGLVASNKITESETKFFGFCLLKLIKILHEMPDSNIQNCQHKDDNNEKSDN